In Euphorbia lathyris chromosome 10, ddEupLath1.1, whole genome shotgun sequence, a single genomic region encodes these proteins:
- the LOC136208731 gene encoding probable dolichyl pyrophosphate Man9GlcNAc2 alpha-1,3-glucosyltransferase isoform X1 produces the protein MEKKGKKKVMRDKVDIGNDDDDLCWWFAQGGIKTSFLCIALFGLLVREAVSLHPYSGAGNPPKFGDYEAQRHWMEITLNLPVKEWYRNSTENDLSYWGLDYPPLTAYQSYFHGLLLKYFDPDSVSLFASRGYESYFGKLLMRLTVLSSDALIFFPAVFFFVLVYYGNRSHVRKSDVAWHVAVILINPCLILIDHGHFQYNCISLGFTVGAISAVLSQRNLVASVLFCLSLNHKQMSAYYAPAFFSHLLGNCLRQKNPLLEVLKLGLVVVGTFSIIWWPYLHSKDAILEVLLRLAPFERGLYEDYVANFWCTTSVLIKWKKLFTTQTLKNLSLAATILTCLPSMVQQIMSPSSKGFLYGLLNGSFAFYLFSFQVHEKSILLPLLPASLLVMELCVPFEMLMHYALFSMFPLLCRDKLIAPYMALYALVFLLYFTPGRRRDGKFPHSAVLHSLLTFMYLCSIILHIVYLTIRPPEKYPFLFEAIIMSLCFSNFTLLVFYTNSKQWMLSRQYTLRDNEKKSN, from the exons ATGGAAAAGAAGGGCAAAAAGAAGGTGATGAGAGACAAGGTAGATATTggaaatgatgatgatgatttatGTTGGTGGTTTGCTCAAGGAGGAATTAAAACTTCATTCCTATGTATTGCTTTGTTTGGCTTGTTAGTTCGAGAAGCTGTGTCTCTGCATCCTTACTCTGGCGCTGGAAACCCCCCAAAGTTTGGTGATTATGAGGCACAGAGGCATTGGATGGAAATCACACTTAATCTTCCAGTGAAGGAATGGTATCGCAATAGCACTGAAAATGATCTCAGTTACTGGGGACTTGATTACCCTCCCCTTACTGCTTATCAGAGTTATTTTCATGGCCTTTTACTTAAATACTTCGATCCTGATTCGGTTTCCCTTTTCGCTTCCCGTGGTTATGAGTCCTATTTTGG GAAGCTGCTAATGAGATTGACAGTCTTATCCTCTGATGCCCTGATATTTTTTCCtgccgtttttttttttgttcttgtgTATTATGGTAATCGCTCTCATGTTCGTAAAAGTGATGTAGCATGGCACGTTGCAGTTATCCTAATCAATCCGTGTTTGATCTTAATTGACCATGGCCATTTTCAG TATAATTGCATCAGTTTGGGCTTCACTGTAGGAGCTATATCTGCTGTTCTCTCTCAGAGAAACCTTGTGGCCTCTGTCCTCTTCTGCCTTTCTCTTAACCATAAACAG ATGAGTGCATATTATGCACCTGCCTTTTTCAGCCATCTCCTTGGTAACTGTCTAAGACAAAAGAATCCTTTGCTAGAGGTTTTGAAACTGGGATTGGTTGTCGTGGGGACATTTTCAATCATTTGGTGGCCGTATCTTCATTCAAAAGATGCGATTTTGGAG GTTCTCCTACGCCTTGCTCCTTTCGAGAGAGGACTGTATGAGGATTATGTAGCTAACTTTTGGTGCACCACGTCAGTTCTCATTAAGTGGAAGAAGTTATTTACGACACAAACACTGAAGAATCTAAGTTTAGCTGCCACTATATTAACTTGTCTACCTTCAATGGTTCAGCAAATAATGTCTCCCAGCAGCAAGGGTTTCCTTTATGGACTCCTGAATGGTTCTTTCGCATTCTACTTATTTTCATTCCAAG TGCATGAGAAGTCTATTCTACTTCCTCTTCTGCCTGCGAGCCTACTGGTTATGGAATTATGTGTCCCTTTTGAAATGCTAATGCATTATGCATTGTTCTCTATGTTTCCTCTTTTGTGTCGCGACAAATTGATTGCTCCATACATGGCTTTATATGCTCTCGTCTTCCTTCTTTACTTTACACCTGGTAGAAGAAGAGATGGTAAGTTCCCTCATTCTGCTGTCCTCCATTCTCTCTTGACCTTTATGTATCTTTGCTCTATTATACTTCATATCGTTTACTTGACCATCCGCCCTCCGGAGAAGTACCCTTTCCTTTTTGAAGCAATAATTATGTCTCTCTGCTTCTCAAACTTCACGTTGTTAGTGTTTTATACCAACTCAAAGCAATGGATGTTGTCAAGACAATACACGCTAAGGGATAACGAAAAGAAATCGAATTGA
- the LOC136208731 gene encoding probable dolichyl pyrophosphate Man9GlcNAc2 alpha-1,3-glucosyltransferase isoform X2 — MEITLNLPVKEWYRNSTENDLSYWGLDYPPLTAYQSYFHGLLLKYFDPDSVSLFASRGYESYFGKLLMRLTVLSSDALIFFPAVFFFVLVYYGNRSHVRKSDVAWHVAVILINPCLILIDHGHFQYNCISLGFTVGAISAVLSQRNLVASVLFCLSLNHKQMSAYYAPAFFSHLLGNCLRQKNPLLEVLKLGLVVVGTFSIIWWPYLHSKDAILEVLLRLAPFERGLYEDYVANFWCTTSVLIKWKKLFTTQTLKNLSLAATILTCLPSMVQQIMSPSSKGFLYGLLNGSFAFYLFSFQVHEKSILLPLLPASLLVMELCVPFEMLMHYALFSMFPLLCRDKLIAPYMALYALVFLLYFTPGRRRDGKFPHSAVLHSLLTFMYLCSIILHIVYLTIRPPEKYPFLFEAIIMSLCFSNFTLLVFYTNSKQWMLSRQYTLRDNEKKSN; from the exons ATGGAAATCACACTTAATCTTCCAGTGAAGGAATGGTATCGCAATAGCACTGAAAATGATCTCAGTTACTGGGGACTTGATTACCCTCCCCTTACTGCTTATCAGAGTTATTTTCATGGCCTTTTACTTAAATACTTCGATCCTGATTCGGTTTCCCTTTTCGCTTCCCGTGGTTATGAGTCCTATTTTGG GAAGCTGCTAATGAGATTGACAGTCTTATCCTCTGATGCCCTGATATTTTTTCCtgccgtttttttttttgttcttgtgTATTATGGTAATCGCTCTCATGTTCGTAAAAGTGATGTAGCATGGCACGTTGCAGTTATCCTAATCAATCCGTGTTTGATCTTAATTGACCATGGCCATTTTCAG TATAATTGCATCAGTTTGGGCTTCACTGTAGGAGCTATATCTGCTGTTCTCTCTCAGAGAAACCTTGTGGCCTCTGTCCTCTTCTGCCTTTCTCTTAACCATAAACAG ATGAGTGCATATTATGCACCTGCCTTTTTCAGCCATCTCCTTGGTAACTGTCTAAGACAAAAGAATCCTTTGCTAGAGGTTTTGAAACTGGGATTGGTTGTCGTGGGGACATTTTCAATCATTTGGTGGCCGTATCTTCATTCAAAAGATGCGATTTTGGAG GTTCTCCTACGCCTTGCTCCTTTCGAGAGAGGACTGTATGAGGATTATGTAGCTAACTTTTGGTGCACCACGTCAGTTCTCATTAAGTGGAAGAAGTTATTTACGACACAAACACTGAAGAATCTAAGTTTAGCTGCCACTATATTAACTTGTCTACCTTCAATGGTTCAGCAAATAATGTCTCCCAGCAGCAAGGGTTTCCTTTATGGACTCCTGAATGGTTCTTTCGCATTCTACTTATTTTCATTCCAAG TGCATGAGAAGTCTATTCTACTTCCTCTTCTGCCTGCGAGCCTACTGGTTATGGAATTATGTGTCCCTTTTGAAATGCTAATGCATTATGCATTGTTCTCTATGTTTCCTCTTTTGTGTCGCGACAAATTGATTGCTCCATACATGGCTTTATATGCTCTCGTCTTCCTTCTTTACTTTACACCTGGTAGAAGAAGAGATGGTAAGTTCCCTCATTCTGCTGTCCTCCATTCTCTCTTGACCTTTATGTATCTTTGCTCTATTATACTTCATATCGTTTACTTGACCATCCGCCCTCCGGAGAAGTACCCTTTCCTTTTTGAAGCAATAATTATGTCTCTCTGCTTCTCAAACTTCACGTTGTTAGTGTTTTATACCAACTCAAAGCAATGGATGTTGTCAAGACAATACACGCTAAGGGATAACGAAAAGAAATCGAATTGA